The proteins below come from a single Tenuifilum thalassicum genomic window:
- a CDS encoding Omp28-related outer membrane protein, which translates to MRTLKSKLSTCLLVISLISTSMVGCKKTDTSAPVVTSSIDYVNLTDSSVLCKGTIVDNGGAQIIEKGFVWSLTENPTVDDNQGIVTLKSESNDFEAKITGLMEKTSYYVRAFAKNSVGIGYSQQVKFTTTEKPWEPKHVTNILIEDYTATWCGYCPRIHYAIKDVTSQNENIHALAIYQDSDKKFQYFNQLASTFGVEGFPTAIVNRKATWDYPETLLSLSSYLNSRSPLGISIETSYNNTTASIIVKVEYAKNIEDPLKLVVCLTESKLIGEQANYYDDGNGNPIKDFEHNHVLRRVITELLGNDISTQETLKDNISTFTFNDISLESYNPANCEVIAFVTKANDKSVINVQGVKLGEIKDFQYLAK; encoded by the coding sequence ATGAGAACATTAAAATCAAAACTTTCAACATGTTTACTTGTTATTAGCTTAATTTCAACAAGTATGGTTGGTTGTAAAAAAACAGATACTAGTGCACCTGTTGTAACATCATCAATAGACTATGTTAATTTAACTGATTCTAGCGTGCTTTGCAAAGGGACTATAGTTGATAATGGAGGAGCACAAATAATTGAAAAAGGGTTTGTCTGGAGTCTTACAGAAAATCCAACAGTTGATGATAACCAAGGCATTGTTACGTTAAAATCAGAGAGTAACGATTTTGAAGCAAAAATTACCGGGTTGATGGAAAAAACATCTTATTATGTAAGGGCATTTGCAAAAAATTCTGTAGGAATTGGCTATAGTCAACAAGTAAAGTTTACAACTACAGAAAAACCTTGGGAGCCAAAACATGTAACAAATATTTTAATTGAAGATTATACAGCAACATGGTGTGGATATTGTCCAAGAATTCATTATGCAATTAAAGATGTAACTAGCCAAAATGAGAATATACATGCATTGGCTATATACCAAGATTCTGATAAGAAGTTTCAATATTTTAATCAATTAGCTAGTACCTTTGGTGTTGAGGGGTTTCCCACTGCCATTGTAAATCGTAAAGCTACATGGGATTATCCTGAAACGCTTTTGTCGCTTTCAAGCTATCTTAATTCTAGAAGCCCATTGGGTATTTCTATTGAAACATCTTACAATAATACTACTGCTTCAATTATAGTTAAAGTAGAGTATGCTAAAAATATTGAGGATCCATTAAAACTTGTAGTCTGTTTAACAGAAAGTAAGCTAATTGGCGAACAAGCTAATTATTATGATGATGGTAATGGAAATCCTATTAAAGATTTTGAGCACAACCATGTATTAAGGAGGGTAATAACGGAACTATTAGGTAATGATATTTCAACACAGGAAACTTTAAAAGATAATATCTCTACTTTCACTTTTAATGATATTTCATTAGAAAGCTATAATCCTGCTAATTGCGAGGTTATTGCATTTGTTACAAAAGCTAATGATAAAAGTGTAATTAACGTTCAAGGTGTCAAGCTAGGCGAAATAAAAGATTTTCAATACCTTGCAAAATAA
- a CDS encoding DUF6029 family protein, producing the protein MILKRLALIVFIGSLAFKLDAQIFDKGTFSGSFETNNNLYRTDSVINANAPDDKFGSNTYFKFDYKLGKFSAGIQYEAYMPPLVGYSQFLKGNKIIGRYASYEDSLLTFTVGTFYEQFGNGLILRSYEERALGINNSIDGFSVKLHPIKSATIKAIWGKQRKYLDYGEGTLRGIDAELNLSTLLWKEPSVNIIFGGSWVSKYQEYTGTNNQIPTTVDAYAARLMLEYGSYSLNAEYMTKDKDPMQLNLFSMDKGNALLLQQSIVGRGLGATLSLRRVENADFRSERQAIEASFINYVPALTKQHKYALANLHPYSTQMMGEIGGQLDIFYSVPRKTNITWAKGVKINLNVSSYWKPKGNEYLSISDTLFFRDVGIEIEKKFSYKFKTALSFINQYYNKGAITGGASEVITNIAVLESYLKLRKNIWLKLELSELFPVQNENNWSLALAEVSFAPKWTIFASDMIDHAEQNIHYYNFGFSYTKNASRIGISWGRNREGLQCIGGLCRFVPAYSGFTFSISTVF; encoded by the coding sequence ATGATCCTTAAAAGATTAGCCCTTATTGTATTCATAGGCTCTTTAGCATTTAAGCTTGACGCTCAAATATTTGATAAAGGAACTTTTTCTGGCAGTTTCGAAACAAATAATAATCTCTATCGAACTGATAGTGTTATTAATGCAAATGCTCCTGATGATAAATTTGGATCAAACACCTATTTTAAATTTGATTATAAGTTAGGTAAATTCAGTGCAGGTATTCAGTATGAGGCATATATGCCTCCTCTGGTTGGTTACTCACAATTTCTGAAAGGAAATAAGATTATTGGACGTTATGCCTCGTACGAAGATTCTTTGTTAACTTTTACAGTAGGAACCTTTTATGAACAGTTTGGGAATGGGCTAATTCTTAGAAGCTATGAGGAAAGAGCCCTTGGAATAAACAACTCAATCGATGGATTCTCTGTTAAACTTCATCCAATCAAGTCTGCAACGATAAAAGCAATCTGGGGAAAACAAAGAAAATATCTAGATTACGGCGAGGGCACATTAAGAGGAATTGATGCAGAACTGAACCTATCAACACTATTATGGAAGGAACCATCTGTTAATATTATTTTTGGTGGAAGCTGGGTTTCAAAATACCAAGAATATACAGGCACGAATAACCAAATTCCTACAACAGTAGATGCCTACGCAGCTAGGCTAATGCTAGAATATGGTTCATACAGCCTTAATGCAGAGTACATGACTAAGGATAAAGATCCCATGCAGCTTAACCTTTTTAGCATGGATAAGGGGAACGCGTTATTGCTACAGCAGTCAATTGTTGGTCGAGGTTTAGGAGCAACCCTTTCGCTAAGAAGAGTTGAAAATGCCGATTTCCGCTCAGAACGACAAGCAATTGAAGCTTCGTTTATCAATTATGTACCTGCTTTGACAAAGCAGCACAAGTACGCTCTGGCTAACCTTCACCCTTATTCCACACAAATGATGGGTGAAATAGGCGGACAGCTCGATATTTTTTACTCGGTTCCACGTAAAACAAATATTACATGGGCCAAAGGAGTTAAAATTAATTTAAACGTATCAAGCTACTGGAAACCCAAAGGAAATGAATACCTATCCATTAGCGATACTCTTTTCTTTAGGGATGTGGGCATTGAAATTGAGAAAAAATTCTCGTATAAGTTCAAGACAGCACTTTCATTTATCAATCAATACTATAACAAGGGTGCCATCACCGGTGGGGCAAGTGAAGTGATAACTAACATTGCAGTTTTAGAGTCATATCTAAAACTAAGGAAAAACATCTGGTTAAAACTTGAATTAAGCGAACTTTTTCCAGTTCAAAATGAAAACAATTGGTCATTAGCACTCGCCGAGGTTAGTTTTGCACCAAAATGGACGATTTTTGCTTCTGATATGATTGATCATGCAGAACAGAACATTCACTACTACAACTTTGGCTTTAGCTATACCAAAAATGCCAGTAGAATTGGAATAAGTTGGGGTAGAAACAGGGAAGGGCTTCAGTGCATTGGAGGCCTATGTCGTTTTGTGCCAGCATATTCAGGGTTTACATTTTCTATTAGTACTGTATTCTAG
- a CDS encoding MBL fold metallo-hydrolase: protein MDTHAKKNIEAVAESIQWFGQAAIKIMNCGKVIYIDPYQIKETDKADLILITHSHFDHYSPDDLKKIVATNTWIFCPEDIADEVKQLGAAKVIAVKPGFMDEWNGIEIHAVPMYNINKSDKHPKSSNWVGYLLNLCNVWLYHAGDTERIPEMKDIKTDIILLPLGQTYTMNCVEDAAESVLDTGASVAIPIHYGMYEGSESDVEKFKELLKDKVEVILLQKE from the coding sequence ATGGATACTCATGCTAAAAAAAACATTGAAGCAGTTGCTGAAAGTATTCAATGGTTTGGTCAGGCTGCAATTAAAATAATGAATTGTGGTAAGGTGATTTATATTGACCCATACCAGATTAAAGAAACCGATAAAGCTGATCTGATTCTTATTACTCATTCTCATTTCGATCATTATTCTCCTGATGACCTAAAAAAGATTGTTGCAACTAACACATGGATTTTTTGTCCAGAAGATATTGCCGATGAGGTCAAACAACTTGGAGCAGCCAAGGTGATTGCTGTTAAGCCAGGTTTCATGGATGAGTGGAATGGAATAGAAATTCATGCGGTACCCATGTACAACATAAATAAGAGCGATAAACATCCAAAATCGAGCAATTGGGTTGGGTATCTACTTAATCTCTGCAATGTTTGGTTGTACCATGCAGGCGATACAGAACGTATACCCGAGATGAAGGATATCAAAACCGACATAATACTCCTCCCTTTAGGTCAAACTTACACGATGAACTGTGTGGAAGATGCTGCAGAGTCCGTATTGGATACAGGTGCCTCAGTTGCAATTCCAATTCACTATGGTATGTATGAGGGGAGTGAATCCGACGTGGAGAAATTCAAGGAGCTGTTAAAAGATAAAGTTGAGGTTATACTCCTTCAAAAAGAGTAA
- a CDS encoding anti-sigma factor family protein produces the protein MRCKRVNILMDDYLKGNLVDETLHEFESHIKNCTKCQSNLSISKSLRELASEDASDYIENPFFANRVLARIEQNRISAGMSLYAKLASYAAVAAAIILGLFIGMEIGSFGTQVISTSNNAELIAEDYIPSSTENLYIINAEDVENQNK, from the coding sequence ATGAGGTGCAAAAGAGTAAATATATTAATGGATGATTACCTGAAAGGTAACCTCGTAGATGAAACTCTTCATGAATTTGAGAGTCACATAAAGAATTGCACCAAATGCCAAAGCAATCTTTCTATTAGCAAATCATTAAGAGAACTAGCAAGCGAAGACGCAAGTGATTATATTGAAAACCCATTCTTCGCAAATAGGGTTCTTGCTAGAATTGAACAAAATAGAATTTCTGCAGGCATGAGTCTTTATGCAAAGTTAGCTTCATATGCTGCGGTTGCAGCAGCCATTATTTTAGGCCTGTTTATTGGAATGGAAATTGGATCGTTTGGAACGCAAGTTATAAGTACTAGTAACAATGCTGAACTTATTGCTGAAGATTATATCCCTTCTAGTACAGAAAACTTATACATAATAAATGCTGAAGATGTTGAAAACCAAAATAAGTAA
- a CDS encoding TlpA family protein disulfide reductase — MRKLAILFVATFWSLLVYSQEDIPNVIVKDLQGKKVNIQNVIAEKPLVVLTFWASWCKPCHQELNSIADLYEEWNEETGVEVVAISIDDSRASGKVKSLVAGNDWPFIVLLDENADLKRALNITNVPFLLLFKNGKIVHKHVGYTPGSEMELFEIIKKNTK, encoded by the coding sequence ATGAGAAAACTAGCAATTCTATTTGTTGCAACTTTTTGGTCTTTATTAGTTTACAGTCAAGAGGACATACCAAATGTAATTGTAAAAGATTTACAAGGGAAAAAGGTAAACATTCAAAATGTTATTGCAGAAAAGCCTCTAGTTGTTTTAACTTTTTGGGCTTCGTGGTGTAAGCCATGTCACCAAGAACTTAATTCAATAGCAGATTTGTATGAGGAATGGAATGAGGAAACCGGAGTAGAAGTTGTTGCCATTTCTATCGACGATTCTCGCGCAAGCGGTAAGGTTAAATCATTGGTGGCAGGCAACGATTGGCCATTTATTGTATTGCTTGACGAAAACGCTGACCTAAAACGAGCATTAAACATTACAAATGTTCCTTTTCTACTACTATTTAAAAACGGGAAAATAGTACACAAACACGTTGGTTATACCCCTGGTAGCGAAATGGAGCTCTTTGAAATTATTAAGAAAAACACAAAGTAA
- a CDS encoding Spy/CpxP family protein refolding chaperone: MKRVGNILMVVLLLATTTAMAQGPRNRGNNSGVQQGKSGYCMLNLTPEQEQKINDLRVNHLKEVTPIKNELREKQAHLRTLESADKPDMAAINKTIDEIGALKTKLMKARVAHRNEVSQLLTDEQRVIFNSRGNRGFKNGMKGRKGRGMGKGMGIGPCMSN; encoded by the coding sequence ATGAAACGAGTAGGAAACATTTTGATGGTAGTGCTATTATTAGCTACAACAACAGCAATGGCTCAAGGGCCAAGGAATAGGGGTAATAACTCTGGTGTGCAACAAGGTAAAAGTGGATACTGCATGCTTAACCTAACCCCTGAGCAAGAGCAAAAAATTAACGATTTAAGAGTTAATCACCTAAAGGAGGTTACTCCAATTAAGAATGAGCTACGTGAAAAGCAGGCGCACCTAAGAACTTTGGAGTCTGCAGATAAACCCGACATGGCAGCAATTAATAAAACAATCGACGAGATTGGTGCGCTAAAAACAAAACTTATGAAAGCGCGTGTTGCTCATAGAAATGAAGTGTCACAGCTACTTACCGACGAACAACGTGTTATCTTTAATTCACGTGGAAATAGAGGGTTTAAAAATGGCATGAAAGGCAGAAAAGGAAGAGGTATGGGCAAAGGTATGGGAATTGGCCCTTGTATGTCAAATTAA
- a CDS encoding metallophosphoesterase family protein: protein MRTLVIPDIHGCLKTLKLLTEVKLSVNKNDRLFFLGDYIDRGPDSPGVIDYITNLIENGYNITCLKGNHEQMLLDSIKGNYEMNLWLMNSGFATIHQYQNQTFKIETEYGFLPEKHYNFLKSLLPYVEVDKQFLLVHGGFNYEASNPFADENAMLWDRPKDVPSSFMPGYKIIHGHTPRALRSIVEEVKDSNRRIYDLDAGCVYKGLYIAGTGYLTALQLETWTLHFVECID from the coding sequence ATGCGCACATTAGTAATACCCGATATTCACGGCTGTTTAAAAACGCTTAAACTTCTCACAGAGGTAAAGTTAAGCGTTAACAAAAACGACCGGCTCTTTTTTCTTGGCGATTACATCGACCGAGGACCAGATTCCCCTGGGGTGATTGACTACATTACAAATCTTATAGAAAATGGTTATAACATTACCTGCTTAAAGGGTAACCACGAACAGATGCTGCTCGATTCCATTAAAGGCAATTATGAAATGAACCTATGGCTGATGAATTCGGGGTTTGCAACAATTCATCAGTATCAAAATCAAACATTTAAAATAGAAACCGAATATGGTTTCTTACCAGAGAAGCACTACAACTTTCTTAAATCGTTACTTCCTTATGTTGAAGTCGATAAACAATTTCTACTTGTCCATGGTGGTTTTAACTATGAAGCCTCCAACCCCTTTGCCGATGAAAATGCCATGCTATGGGATAGACCCAAGGATGTACCTTCCTCATTTATGCCTGGGTATAAAATAATTCATGGGCATACACCAAGAGCTCTCCGTTCAATTGTTGAAGAGGTAAAAGATAGCAACAGACGAATTTACGACCTTGATGCAGGTTGTGTATATAAGGGGCTTTACATTGCTGGGACTGGCTATTTAACAGCTCTTCAACTTGAAACGTGGACGCTTCATTTTGTTGAATGCATCGATTAA
- a CDS encoding tRNA lysidine(34) synthetase — protein sequence MASRYIIKKLEGKVKQAIYGYNLIGNGDSVMVGLSGGKDSYALLDLLVTSRRSLPIKFKLHACHVQASDMTYRADIEFMEQYCAANDVELHIREINVDYNPNDRKPACFICSWKRRKMLFTTARENGCNKLALGHHLDDAIETLLLNMINHSSISSIPPKLSMFKGELFLIRPLTTCLDREMVKYSQLKGFPTEKEQCQYDKDTHRSTVRELIRQMELINRDARENIYRSMQNIFDEYIVTKPKKKNQ from the coding sequence ATGGCAAGTAGATATATTATTAAAAAGTTAGAAGGAAAAGTTAAACAGGCCATATACGGGTATAATCTTATAGGTAATGGCGATAGTGTAATGGTTGGTTTATCGGGTGGTAAGGATAGCTATGCTTTACTTGATTTGCTTGTTACGAGTCGGAGATCGTTGCCTATCAAATTTAAGCTTCATGCATGCCATGTTCAGGCATCTGATATGACGTATCGTGCCGATATTGAATTTATGGAGCAGTATTGTGCCGCAAATGACGTGGAGCTTCACATACGGGAAATTAATGTTGATTATAATCCTAATGACAGGAAACCAGCATGTTTTATTTGTAGCTGGAAACGTCGGAAAATGCTATTTACTACAGCAAGAGAGAATGGCTGTAATAAGTTAGCGCTTGGACATCACCTTGATGATGCCATTGAGACCCTTTTGCTAAACATGATTAATCATTCATCTATTAGCTCTATACCCCCTAAATTATCAATGTTTAAAGGCGAACTATTTCTAATCCGACCATTAACAACATGTTTAGATAGAGAGATGGTAAAATATTCGCAGCTTAAAGGTTTCCCTACGGAAAAGGAGCAATGCCAGTACGATAAGGATACACACCGAAGCACTGTAAGAGAGCTTATTCGCCAGATGGAGCTAATTAATCGCGATGCACGCGAAAATATTTATCGTTCCATGCAAAACATATTTGATGAGTATATAGTAACAAAGCCCAAAAAGAAGAATCAATAA
- a CDS encoding RelA/SpoT family protein: MENTDLKAFEKSKKSLFDALAKTQQESYKEKIEDVIDYAKDIYTKNGEWNDTNATHLINVAQVCLNEIGLGTNSIIAAILHETIERKWLTQVEIEKKFGEQVSNIVSNLTLISSLDPKDPKTQAELFRQMLISLSADARVILIKLADRLDTMRSLSRFPSDQRLKRAWEAFHLYAPLAHRLGLYRLKSEMEDLAMKYIYPKEYKYIVKRLQETTASRNKFLQDFMLPVKEELKKRGFKFTIKGRTKSVYSIFRKMQNQKVDFDEVHDIFAIRIILDSKPETEKSDCWQVYSIITDKYTPNTERLRDWISVPKSNGYESLHTTVLGPENKWIEVQIRTTRMDEIAEKGLAAHWKYKGIKQEQGIDEWVARVRDILESPDTSPEDKVEQFKLNLTGSDIYVFTPKGDIRKLPTGSTVLDFAFDIHTEIGAQCVGAIVNGKNTTIKQELKNGDVIEILTSKKQKPKKDWLAFVVTSKAKSRIKQQLRDIENKEIQDGREILLRRLKNWKIDDTENAFRKINKHLKLKKPTDIFILIAQGKVDLSAIKTLLSAEEEKAPVKEKVSKIEKDKQEEDESADYLVIDEKLVNIDYKLAKCCNPIFGDDIFGFVTVNEGIKIHRTTCPNATQLKNRWPYRIVKARWKGSSKAGAFQTTIRITGADEIGVLNRISEVISKDLKVNMRNLNVSSNDGIFEAQIQLYVEDTKHLEMLIYKLTQVEGVSKAVRMR; this comes from the coding sequence ATGGAGAATACAGATCTAAAAGCATTTGAAAAAAGTAAAAAATCGCTTTTCGATGCATTAGCTAAAACCCAACAGGAGAGTTATAAAGAAAAAATAGAGGATGTAATAGATTACGCAAAGGATATTTATACAAAAAATGGTGAATGGAACGATACTAATGCTACTCATCTTATAAATGTTGCTCAAGTTTGTTTAAACGAAATAGGATTAGGAACAAATAGTATTATTGCAGCCATATTACATGAAACCATTGAACGCAAATGGCTTACTCAGGTTGAAATAGAAAAAAAATTTGGTGAGCAGGTTTCGAATATTGTTTCTAACTTAACTCTAATATCGAGCTTAGACCCTAAAGACCCAAAAACTCAAGCCGAACTCTTTCGGCAGATGCTCATAAGCCTTTCGGCCGATGCAAGAGTAATCCTCATCAAGCTTGCCGATAGGCTCGACACGATGCGTTCGTTGAGTAGGTTCCCATCCGACCAGCGATTAAAGAGGGCTTGGGAAGCATTCCATCTTTATGCACCCTTAGCCCACCGACTAGGCCTATACCGGTTAAAATCGGAGATGGAAGACCTTGCCATGAAATATATATACCCAAAGGAGTATAAGTATATTGTTAAACGATTGCAAGAAACAACGGCAAGCCGAAATAAGTTTTTGCAAGACTTCATGCTACCTGTCAAAGAGGAACTAAAAAAACGGGGATTTAAGTTTACAATTAAAGGAAGAACAAAGTCCGTTTATTCCATTTTCCGGAAAATGCAAAACCAAAAAGTGGATTTTGACGAGGTTCATGATATTTTTGCCATAAGAATAATACTCGACTCTAAACCTGAAACCGAGAAATCAGACTGCTGGCAGGTCTACTCTATCATCACCGATAAATACACACCCAATACAGAAAGATTACGCGATTGGATTTCAGTTCCCAAAAGCAATGGGTATGAAAGCTTGCACACTACTGTACTAGGCCCTGAAAATAAATGGATTGAGGTTCAAATACGAACCACACGTATGGATGAGATTGCGGAAAAAGGTCTTGCAGCCCACTGGAAATATAAGGGGATAAAACAAGAGCAAGGCATAGATGAATGGGTGGCCCGTGTTAGAGATATCCTTGAATCGCCAGACACTTCACCTGAAGATAAGGTTGAGCAATTTAAGCTTAACCTTACTGGAAGCGATATTTATGTTTTCACTCCCAAGGGAGACATAAGAAAGCTTCCAACTGGTTCAACTGTACTCGATTTTGCATTTGACATTCATACAGAGATAGGTGCACAATGTGTTGGAGCTATAGTTAATGGAAAAAATACAACAATAAAACAGGAACTCAAAAATGGCGACGTTATTGAAATCCTTACATCGAAGAAACAAAAACCTAAGAAGGACTGGCTAGCATTTGTTGTTACATCAAAAGCGAAAAGTAGAATTAAGCAGCAGCTACGCGATATCGAAAATAAAGAAATACAGGATGGTAGAGAAATACTATTACGAAGGCTTAAAAACTGGAAGATTGACGATACCGAAAATGCTTTTCGTAAAATTAACAAGCATTTAAAACTAAAAAAGCCTACCGATATTTTTATCCTTATTGCACAGGGGAAAGTTGATTTATCGGCTATTAAAACTTTGCTATCTGCCGAAGAGGAAAAAGCTCCTGTTAAAGAAAAAGTTTCAAAAATCGAAAAAGACAAACAGGAAGAAGATGAATCGGCAGATTACCTTGTAATTGATGAAAAGCTAGTAAATATTGATTATAAGCTTGCCAAATGCTGCAACCCCATATTTGGGGATGATATATTCGGCTTTGTAACTGTTAATGAGGGCATTAAAATTCATAGGACAACATGCCCAAATGCAACGCAACTTAAAAACCGTTGGCCTTATAGAATAGTTAAAGCGCGTTGGAAAGGCTCCTCAAAGGCTGGAGCATTTCAAACAACCATTCGCATTACTGGTGCAGATGAAATAGGTGTACTCAACCGTATTTCTGAAGTTATTAGTAAAGATCTAAAAGTAAACATGAGAAATTTAAACGTTTCATCAAATGATGGAATTTTTGAAGCGCAAATCCAGCTTTACGTTGAGGATACCAAACACCTTGAAATGCTAATTTATAAGTTAACACAGGTAGAAGGTGTTAGTAAAGCAGTAAGAATGCGATAA
- a CDS encoding RNA polymerase sigma factor, protein MDEKELINRIIEHNDHQAYKILVDKYKRMVISTCQAFSGNYHDAEDIAQDVFVELYESLHHFRHDSKLSTWLYRISVNKSLNFIRRKKRMSLFDVLSASKDKTEQPIDNLAGLDEPNLNIEKKEQQRALRKAISKLPENQRIAIVLSTYHELSYKEIAEVMETSVSSVESLLFRARNNLRKIMVKSN, encoded by the coding sequence ATGGATGAGAAAGAGCTAATAAACAGAATTATTGAGCATAACGATCACCAAGCCTATAAAATACTGGTTGATAAGTATAAAAGGATGGTAATATCGACATGCCAGGCTTTCTCGGGGAATTATCATGATGCTGAGGATATTGCTCAAGATGTATTTGTTGAGCTATATGAATCACTTCATCATTTCAGGCACGATTCAAAACTTTCCACATGGCTATATAGAATTTCTGTAAATAAATCGCTTAATTTTATAAGACGAAAAAAAAGAATGTCACTCTTTGATGTGCTCTCTGCAAGTAAAGATAAAACTGAACAACCTATAGATAATCTTGCTGGGCTCGACGAGCCAAATCTTAATATAGAAAAAAAAGAGCAACAAAGAGCATTGAGAAAAGCCATTTCAAAACTTCCAGAAAATCAGCGTATTGCTATTGTATTAAGCACGTATCATGAGTTATCCTATAAGGAAATTGCTGAGGTTATGGAAACTTCGGTATCGTCGGTTGAGTCGTTGCTTTTTAGAGCAAGAAATAACCTTAGGAAAATAATGGTAAAATCTAATTAG
- a CDS encoding Spy/CpxP family protein refolding chaperone, producing the protein MNYFTKTRILVIIIILLAITLIATVGTMVYGYYNHRDLVKRFDENPQARTERQNEFLREKLNLSDEQIEVFKSSRESFHEQTLEVNKEIEGVTLELIDEISAENPNPKIIDSLIDRYGELHKIQRRIMANHLLEIKGACRPEQFNEFKKILRRTQKYNMRRQSAKHGRMRRGYSNQPQCQ; encoded by the coding sequence ATGAACTATTTCACCAAAACACGAATACTTGTCATCATTATAATTTTACTTGCTATTACGCTTATCGCTACGGTTGGAACAATGGTGTACGGATACTATAATCATCGAGATTTAGTAAAAAGATTTGACGAGAATCCACAAGCAAGAACTGAAAGGCAGAACGAGTTTTTACGCGAAAAACTTAACCTTTCCGATGAACAGATTGAGGTTTTTAAAAGTTCAAGGGAGAGTTTTCATGAGCAAACATTAGAGGTCAATAAAGAAATAGAAGGGGTTACGCTAGAACTAATTGACGAGATTTCGGCAGAAAACCCCAATCCTAAAATTATCGATTCACTAATAGACCGATATGGTGAGCTTCATAAAATACAACGCCGAATAATGGCAAATCATTTACTTGAGATTAAGGGAGCCTGTAGGCCAGAACAGTTTAACGAGTTTAAAAAAATTTTGAGACGTACTCAAAAGTACAATATGAGAAGGCAAAGTGCAAAACATGGACGCATGCGTAGGGGCTATTCAAATCAACCCCAATGTCAATAA